From one Variovorax sp. PBL-H6 genomic stretch:
- the pabB gene encoding aminodeoxychorismate synthase component I: protein MPAFALLDDCASTPQQPTSRLYSGFVREHRCADAARLDMVWAQVDADLRQGLRAVLLADYEWGAKLLHGEQARLAPDDASALRVLMFRQCTSLSADEVDTWLAEREQGRRSEPQPAGVMDLVPSVDEAAFTDAIARIHEAIGKGETYQVNFTYRLHGRSYGSPVSLYRRLRARQPVAYGALIALPRSSARAETDVTHVLSCSPELFLRHDAGVLTARPMKGTAARAGTPEGDSERARLLSEDSKNRAENVMIVDLLRNDIGRVARIGSVKVPTLFAVESYATVFQMTSTVQAALRAEVGMPELLRAVFPCGSITGAPKHRTMEWIAALESTPRGLYCGAIGWVDAPSQGARVGDFCLSVAIRTLTLGAEAEGLRPLRIGIGAGIVQDSRAADEFEECRLKARFLTGLDPGFELFETLLADRNGVRHLERHLARLARSARALGFAFDRDAALAAVRATLPVLVPGGPSRLRLALAHGGRMSLTHAPLRPLVAGPVKLLVAAECLPEANPLSAHKTTLRSRYDAGVRAAESAGAFDTLFFTADGRLAEGGRSTLFARIDGRWWTPPVADGALPGVMREVLLEDPAWQAAERTLRREDLESAQALVVCNALRGALPAQLERHAHEASAA from the coding sequence ATGCCCGCATTCGCATTGCTCGACGACTGCGCTTCGACGCCGCAGCAGCCCACCAGTCGGCTGTACAGCGGCTTCGTCCGCGAGCATCGGTGTGCCGACGCGGCGCGTCTCGACATGGTGTGGGCCCAGGTCGATGCCGATCTGCGGCAGGGCCTGCGGGCGGTGCTCCTGGCCGACTACGAGTGGGGTGCCAAGCTGCTGCACGGCGAGCAGGCGCGGCTCGCACCGGACGACGCTTCGGCGCTGCGGGTGCTGATGTTCCGGCAGTGCACCAGTCTTTCGGCCGATGAGGTCGACACCTGGCTCGCCGAGCGCGAGCAGGGCAGGCGGTCCGAGCCACAGCCGGCCGGTGTGATGGACCTCGTGCCCAGCGTCGACGAGGCAGCCTTCACCGATGCGATCGCACGCATCCACGAGGCCATCGGCAAGGGCGAGACCTACCAGGTCAACTTCACTTACCGGCTGCACGGCCGAAGCTACGGCTCGCCGGTGAGCCTCTATCGGCGGCTGCGCGCGCGCCAGCCGGTGGCCTACGGCGCTTTGATCGCCTTGCCGCGAAGCAGCGCGCGGGCAGAAACGGATGTCACGCATGTGCTCTCGTGCTCGCCCGAGCTCTTCCTGCGCCATGACGCCGGCGTGCTGACGGCGCGTCCGATGAAAGGCACGGCTGCACGCGCCGGCACGCCCGAGGGCGACAGCGAGCGGGCGCGCCTGCTGTCGGAGGACTCCAAGAACCGGGCCGAGAACGTGATGATCGTCGACCTGCTGCGCAACGACATCGGTCGCGTGGCGCGCATCGGCTCGGTGAAGGTGCCGACCCTGTTCGCCGTCGAGTCCTACGCCACGGTGTTCCAGATGACCTCGACGGTGCAGGCGGCACTGCGTGCCGAAGTCGGCATGCCCGAGCTGCTGCGTGCCGTGTTTCCCTGCGGTTCCATCACCGGAGCGCCCAAGCACCGCACGATGGAATGGATTGCCGCGCTGGAGAGCACGCCGCGCGGGCTCTACTGCGGCGCGATCGGCTGGGTCGATGCGCCGTCGCAAGGTGCACGCGTCGGCGACTTCTGCCTGTCGGTGGCGATCCGCACGCTCACGCTCGGGGCCGAGGCCGAGGGGCTGCGGCCACTGCGGATCGGCATCGGGGCGGGCATCGTGCAGGACAGCCGTGCCGCCGACGAGTTCGAGGAGTGCCGCCTCAAGGCCCGCTTTCTCACCGGCCTCGATCCGGGCTTCGAGCTGTTCGAAACCCTGCTCGCCGACCGAAACGGCGTCCGGCACCTCGAGCGGCACCTGGCGCGTCTGGCGCGCAGTGCCCGGGCCCTGGGCTTCGCCTTCGACCGTGACGCGGCGCTTGCGGCCGTGCGCGCGACGCTGCCGGTACTCGTGCCGGGCGGGCCCTCGCGGCTTCGCCTCGCGCTGGCGCACGGCGGGCGGATGTCCCTCACGCACGCGCCGCTACGGCCCCTGGTTGCCGGCCCGGTGAAGCTGCTGGTCGCCGCCGAATGCCTGCCCGAAGCAAACCCCTTGTCCGCGCACAAGACCACATTGCGCAGCCGCTACGACGCCGGCGTGCGCGCCGCGGAGAGCGCCGGCGCCTTCGACACCCTGTTCTTCACGGCCGACGGCCGCCTCGCGGAGGGCGGCCGCAGCACGCTGTTCGCACGCATCGACGGGCGCTGGTGGACGCCCCCGGTCGCCGACGGCGCACTGCCCGGCGTGATGCGCGAGGTCCTGCTCGAGGACCCCGCGTGGCAGGCGGCCGAGCGCACGCTGCGCCGGGAGGACCTGGAATCGGCGCAGGCGCTCGTGGTGTGCAATGCGCTGCGCGGCGCACTGCCGGCGCAGCTCGAGCGCCATGCGCACGAGGCTTCGGCCGCGTGA
- a CDS encoding formylmethanofuran dehydrogenase subunit C, which yields MTGWHLRLRQAPALRIDLRGITPAALTGLPIAQIERLPVGHGNTTVQLAELFDITSHEQETLHFEGNLERFDHIAWRMDGGRIRIEGHAGHYAGGCMRAGELHIEGNAGLLAACEMAGGTLTVEGDVGDFAASTLPGSMDGMRGGTFVVRGHAGERFGDRMRRGTAVLHGNAGDFLGSRMVAGTIAAGGRVGAHAGYGMRRGSVVFATPGATRAAGAESTPTFVASRAATPVFWALLARDLARHGGVFGELPASRIERHLGDLSADGKGELIFVNP from the coding sequence ATGACTGGCTGGCATCTCCGCCTGCGACAGGCACCCGCCTTGCGAATCGACCTGCGCGGCATCACCCCTGCTGCACTCACCGGCCTCCCGATCGCTCAGATCGAGCGGCTGCCAGTCGGCCATGGCAACACCACGGTTCAACTGGCAGAGCTCTTCGACATCACCTCGCACGAGCAAGAAACGCTTCACTTCGAAGGCAACCTCGAGCGCTTCGACCACATCGCCTGGCGAATGGACGGCGGCCGCATCCGCATCGAAGGCCATGCCGGCCACTATGCCGGTGGCTGCATGCGCGCAGGCGAGCTGCACATCGAGGGCAATGCCGGCCTGCTCGCGGCCTGCGAGATGGCCGGCGGCACGCTCACTGTCGAAGGCGATGTCGGCGACTTCGCCGCCAGCACCTTGCCGGGCAGCATGGACGGCATGCGAGGCGGCACCTTCGTCGTGCGCGGCCATGCGGGCGAGCGCTTCGGCGACCGCATGCGCCGCGGCACCGCCGTGCTTCATGGCAACGCCGGGGATTTCCTCGGCTCCCGCATGGTCGCGGGCACCATCGCCGCAGGCGGGCGCGTCGGCGCGCATGCGGGTTACGGCATGCGCCGCGGCAGCGTGGTGTTCGCCACACCCGGGGCAACACGGGCAGCGGGTGCCGAGTCGACGCCGACCTTCGTGGCGAGCCGCGCCGCGACGCCCGTGTTCTGGGCCTTGCTTGCGCGCGACCTGGCGCGCCATGGCGGCGTCTTCGGCGAACTGCCGGCGAGCCGCATCGAACGCCACCTGGGCGATCTCTCGGCCGACGGCAAAGGTGAGCTGATCTTCGTGAACCCATGA
- the fhcD gene encoding formylmethanofuran--tetrahydromethanopterin N-formyltransferase: MSGGAGERNGVLIDDTFAEAFPMKATRIVITAHTIAWARHAAVSATGFATSVIACGCEAGIEREIASSETPDGRPGVSVLIFSMSGKELAKQIERRVGQCVLTCPTTAVFAGLPPGAGGSSDVAALGKNLRFFGDGWQISKVIDGVRYWRVPVMDGEFVAQEDTPVVKAVGGGNLLFLARDTDAALAVSEAAVAAMRRLPNVVMPFPGGVVRSGSKVGSRYANLSASTNDAFCPSLVGLVAHSELAGGGNDGEVGCVMEIVIDGLTEGDVGAAMRVGMEAGVAIGRAGGLLRISAGNYGGKLGPFHFHLHRLLAGGDEA; this comes from the coding sequence GTGAGCGGGGGCGCGGGGGAACGCAACGGCGTCCTCATCGACGACACCTTCGCAGAGGCCTTTCCGATGAAGGCCACGCGCATCGTCATCACCGCGCACACCATCGCGTGGGCGCGCCACGCGGCGGTGTCGGCCACCGGCTTCGCGACCTCGGTGATCGCGTGCGGCTGCGAGGCAGGCATCGAGCGCGAGATCGCCTCCTCGGAAACGCCGGACGGCCGCCCTGGGGTGAGCGTGCTGATCTTCTCGATGTCGGGCAAGGAGCTCGCCAAGCAGATCGAACGCCGTGTCGGGCAGTGCGTGCTGACCTGTCCGACCACCGCCGTCTTCGCCGGCCTGCCGCCGGGCGCAGGCGGCAGCAGCGATGTGGCTGCGCTCGGCAAGAACCTGCGCTTCTTCGGCGACGGCTGGCAGATCTCCAAGGTGATCGACGGCGTTCGCTACTGGCGCGTGCCGGTGATGGACGGCGAGTTCGTGGCGCAGGAGGACACGCCGGTGGTGAAGGCGGTGGGCGGGGGCAACCTGCTGTTCCTCGCGCGCGACACCGATGCTGCGCTGGCCGTGTCCGAGGCCGCGGTTGCAGCGATGAGGCGGCTGCCCAATGTCGTCATGCCTTTCCCGGGCGGCGTGGTGCGGTCGGGGTCGAAGGTCGGCAGCCGCTATGCGAACCTGAGTGCGTCGACGAATGATGCTTTTTGTCCGAGCCTTGTCGGGCTGGTGGCGCACAGTGAATTGGCGGGGGGCGGGAACGATGGGGAGGTTGGCTGCGTGATGGAGATCGTGATCGATGGGCTGACGGAAGGGGACGTGGGGGCGGCGATGCGCGTGGGGATGGAGGCGGGCGTGGCGATCGGCCGGGCGGGTGGGCTGCTGCGTATTTCGGCTGGCAACTATGGAGGGAAGCTGGGGCCCTTTCACTTTCATTTGCATCGGCTGCTTGCGGGGGGAGATGAGGCGTGA